One Rhinolophus ferrumequinum isolate MPI-CBG mRhiFer1 chromosome X, mRhiFer1_v1.p, whole genome shotgun sequence genomic window, CCTGAAGTGTAGGGCAGTGGGTACAAGCAGGAGAGTTGTAACCGAACTGTAACCCAAACTCctggagaagggagaaataataaaataaaactacactCTCTATTGAGGAAAGCAGTCAGGAGGCAGAGCACTCAGCGAGCACTGATGCCCGGGGCACAGTGGCCCAAAGCAACATCCCAGGATACCAGGAGAGGGCACCAGTCGCAGAAGCAGCTCTGCCCAAGGGAAGCTTCTTGTCCACCTGTTGGCCAAGGCTTTGAGGAGGAGGACTATTTCTGGACACATCAAAAACATGCAGGAACCCGGCTTTTGTGATGCAGGAAagggtctgaaaatattaagaggGGGTGGCACAATGAGTTGCCTGTTTCCCTGGAGGGGTTCAGTGGGCAGGGCTaggctctttctttcctccaaaggGTGACGGGAGCTTGGATGGAGGGGAGGATGGATGGAACAGTCACAGCCATTCCAAGCACCCTCAGCGCCTGCCTTACGACCCCACGGGGAGTTCATCAGGGGTTCCCTTCCTGGATCCCACCGAAGTTACTAAGGACAAGGCAGAAGGGAGGTTCCCCCAGTGGAATCAGAGGCCAACCAACCCTTCTCACTCTGCCAGGAATTTGGTCTTGGGGTcccaaggaagggagggagctgcGCGTAGATTTAACAGCTGCTTCCCAGAAGAGAACTACACAAAATAGGCACTCAGCAAGTGGCAACCATTATTGTTATAATCGGGCATTAAAGGTGCAGGGATGGGTTGGCCAGTGGCCCCCAAGGATGTGTAGACAAACCCGAGGATACTGACTTTCCCCTGTATACAGCAGTCAAGGAAGGACACCTTCATCGAGGGACTTCTTGTGCCAGGTGACAGGCACTGTGCTGCCTGCTCACAGGTGTTGTCTCTTTTAGTCCTCCCAACATTCCATCCTAATTCCACCAAACCCCCTTCGACACCCACCACtcgcccccagcccccaaccccttcTTGAGGTTTATCCTGAACAATGCAGCCCATCTCTACCCTTGCCTCCTGTGAGCCCTGATAAACGTGCATTTGTCAGGGAACAAACGCCCCAGTTAATTATCATTTATTGTGTAGTTTTGCCTTTCTCTTCATGCAGACTGTAAACTCAATGACAAGTACCATGTCTTGTTTTTGCCAATCAAAGCACAAAAGTTTATTGATAATACATACAAATGTAGACTTGGGTGAATGAGGTTGTCAGTACAGCACACAGAAGGGTAGTGTACTTTTTTGATGAATAGGGTCACCATCCATCAGCTCGTGTAGAGGGAAGAGTAAGTGAAAAAGAATTCAACCTATGcagtaagaaatgcattttcagcACAAGCTCCCATACATGTCTAGTCTCCACAAAATGGAGCTTGGACAGGGACACCACCACAGGCAAGGCATCCTTCGTGATGCTATAATATGATGTTCTTTATCCACAGCTGGCAGCTGAAATGAGCCTTTACCACAGGAAGAAGGGAGTAATTTACAATGTGCATTGCCCGCAGACTGCAAAACCAAGAAGTTACTCAAAGCTCTGTGGGAACCCCTGCCTGGCCAATAAGAGTGTGGTCCTCGATTTAGCAAGTGTAACTTGCCCCCCATGATGTGGTGATCGGCTAAGACTGGATCTTCTGTAGCACCCACTGCAGAGTCtttgaatgagaaaacaagttgTGTGTTCACCAAACGAGTTTTAGGCACACTCAGTCCCATTCTGTGCGAGATGGCCATTTAAGAGGCCAGGGTGTCCAGGGGAGCCTGTATGTTTCTGTTCCTGATAAAGAGGGACATGAATGAGAGCAGCATTTGGGCACCCGGCAATTCTCCTGCCAAGACTGGCTTTTCAGACAAACCCATCAACGGTTGCAAAACCTGAACCTCAGCACGGCCActtccctctgatatcaaaggaAACAACTTCAAGTCTGAAACGGACTTGGCAAGCATGTTATTAATAACTGTCATGCTTATTAACAAATTTAATCCGGCCTGCTGCAGAAATGAGTTGCAGCAATGTGACACAGTCCCCCGACACACTTCGCTGATGTACATCTTAATCTGGCCCTGATTTTCCACACTGGCATTCACGTTATCCAGGGCACATAAAGCCTTCCTCTTAACAGCGGGGTCACGGATGGGGATCGCGTTTCCGACAATGGAGAGGCTGGCCAAATGACTATTGATATTGTGGCTAAATGAAAAACCGGCATCCTTGGGCTGGGCAAACAACATTTTTCCCTGAATGAAAGGACACCTGGGGAAGCCAAAAACACAAATCACATTTTTTATATCGCAAGCATCACCAAAAGTCATCATTTTAATTAGGGAAAATGTCTTCTTGTTTTGGCACCATGTTCTTTTGGGGGTCCTCAGTACCTATGCTTCACATCAGCCTCATCCCCAGGGCTTGGCTCTTCTTGgatctttaaataaatttcagagcCTTTCCTGTCCTCTCCCCTGTGTGAAGTTCActccttctctgttctttttttgctgtttgtaCACTCCCCTGATAAGTGAGTGAACGCTAGCAACTTCTGGCCCTGACCTCCAGACGTGGTTTCACTAAATAAATAACTTGAGCATATTCAACATCTTTGACAAATCACAAAATGTTCCCACTCTTGAAAAAGCCATCTAGTTTTGATATTCTGGGAAGGAGATTTTTGGACCATTTTTTCCTGGACATGAACCGCACTAACTGCCATCCGACATGGTGCTAGGGGCAATGCAAACATATAGAACTTTGATCTCAGTCTTCGCAGATAGACATGTCAAAACTCAGGATGCAAGGGTATCAGTATCTCTCTTTCCTGATTTAGGgtcttaattttcaaatgtttctccTCCGGCTTTTACCTCCCTTAAGCTTATTCCCACTGTTTCCGTAGAGGTACATTTGAGTTTTCCAGCGCCaaggtaagaggggaggagaatACAAGCTGGGAGGAAGAGAAGCTGATTTGCTCCTAAACCCTGTATTCTGACTCAAACATCCTTATCTCCAACCCTTGTCTCCAGGATATCATAATGTATGAAGcaactccttccttccttgactAGATCTGTGCTTACAGGTAGACAGACAAGGAAGAATGGAGATTGGTAGATGTACATAAGTGCCCTCTCTCCAGAATGAGTAATCTAGTTTTCAAATATCTCCCACTTAGGCCTCAGGAGTCCCTTCCACCCTGCCCTCCAGCCACTTTACTACCTCTCCACTCCCCCCCAAATACCCACCTTTCCCATTCCCTTGCCCTCATCTACTCTCTTTACCTAACTCTCTCCCCCCAAATTCCCACTTTTCTGCTCTACCCCTAATTTCTGCCCCATAAATATTGAAGCTGCTTCCCCAGAGCCAAAAAGGATTGAGATACCATAAGAGTAGAAAAGCAGGTAATGGTTTCAGGCTTGCTTCTACCACCCCCTTGTGACAGGTTCAGGCCCCACATTTCCAGAAGAAATGTTCACTTTGTACTAAAAATCCTGTTAATTGGTCTTCCTCTTGAGTTGTGCCGCCCCCTATAGGCAGCAAGCAATCCAACAGATAAGGGTTGGTGAACATTTAGTGCTGGGTAGTAGGTACCACATAGTTCCTACCTTTTATTGATTCAGGACTCTGTCAAAGATTCTCACCTCTCACTCCCAGATCCCAGCCTCAGCTCTCCCCCTACGCCATGCaacatttagaaaactaaaatgacTTAGTGGGTAGCCTGGGGGTGTAAGGAAAGCTGACTCTGCCCCTTCAGTTCtctgtccccaaccccaccctgaCTCCACCCTGAGAGCAATGTTCACTATCACACCAACTTGCACACAACCAGAGTagtttcttccttcttcactcGACTACAAACACGTCACTTTAAGGTCAATAAGGGCCAATAGGGACCAAAAAGACCATCTGTCCACAATTTGTGGTCACCTGAGATAGATGTCACCAATGAGCCATGGTCCTCAATTTCCCTCCCACTAGCAGTGATGCAAGAGTACGCCagcttctctcccttctcctcagcACACCAGATAtgtcactcatttttttctatgccaatactagaaaacaaaagaaaatgcattttcattttgccaaaACTTGTCGTCCTCTGATTTCCAGGGGACCTATCTTCTCCTGGAGgaactatttctatttctatttctttgactTCTCCTAGAGCAAAGGTAAACAGCCTATCTCTTTACTTCCCCTCCTCTCAGCTACTAATATCCATCATCTTTCTTGGACCCATGAAAAAGCAGATTTCATGAAATAAagcctagagagagagagatttttaaaata contains:
- the LOC117038250 gene encoding protein ARMCX6-like, whose protein sequence is MTFGDACDIKNVICVFGFPRCPFIQGKMLFAQPKDAGFSFSHNINSHLASLSIVGNAIPIRDPAVKRKALCALDNVNASVENQGQIKMYISEVCRGTVSHCCNSFLQQAGLNLLISMTVINNMLAKSVSDLKLFPLISEGSGRAEVQVLQPLMGLSEKPVLAGELPGAQMLLSFMSLFIRNRNIQAPLDTLAS